The sequence AATAAATTTGGTTAGACGCATAAAATATCAAGCTGGCAATAAATAAAGTCCACAGACGCAACTTTTGTTGTTCTACAGACCAATAAATTGCCAATATACACAGTAGAAACAGTCCGTATCCGAACGAAATAAAGTTCATTTTTATCAGTGAACAGTGAACAGTTATCAGTGAACAGTTAGCAGTTAGCAGTTAGCAGTTATCAGTTGTCAGTTAGCAGTTATCAGTAGCGAGTAGCAAGTTAGAAATTACCAATGCCCAATGCCCAATGCCCAATGCCCATTACCCATTACCATCTTCTCTACTTACCACTCCAAGATATCATTGGGTCTTTAGCGAGTTTTTTGGATACTTCGTAGGCTCCGTAACGGTTGAGGTGACTGGGGTCGGAAAAATAGTCATTGGCTTTTGGCCATGCTTGACTCAAGTCTCGGTAAATGAAGTTGGAACGGCTTGATAAATCCAGCATGTAATTTTCAAATTCTTGTTCGTATTTTGTACGTGCTGGATCTAAATATTCTGCTGTTAGAGGCATATTTACGAACACTACATTGATATTTCGTTTTTCTGTGTAGTTGAGTACTGCTTGCAGAGCTTCATTTTGCTCGCCAAGTAGTTCAAAGTCTTGATAGTCTTTATCGTAATTACCTGCGACTTTGGCATGTTTTTTGTAATAAGTTTTAGGATTAAAGCGGATAGATAATGGTAAAAACCCATCAAAATCTACTGCGTAATTAGAAGCATCTTCGGAAATATTAGCTAAATCTTCTGAAGAATCTACTTTCTTGAGAGCGCTAATTATCGGTAAAGATTTAAATATTTTGTTGAGTTGACCTTTGATTTGGTCGCGTTTTTCGTAGGAATTTGAAACCGTAGCAAATCCTTCGTTTAATTTATCGTTAATAATTTGATTGCCATTATTTGTTTTTTTAGCTAGTTCTGCTTCTTTTGTGGTTTTTGGTGGAGCATCTTGAGAATCTTGTCTTGCTAAAGATGTAGAAAGTGCATATTGGTAACCCGGAGATGCTGCGATCGCGGCAAAGGTACCGTCGTTTCTACCGCTATTAAAAGCACGAGAACCATCCGCCCAAATAATTGTTTTTGGTAGTTCTGCTGGTTGGAGTACGCGACGAATTATAAAGTCTACAACTTGGGCTGTGGCACCGTTTATACCAAAGTTAAATACGTCAATATCCGTATAACCCTGCGTTGCTAAAGCTTTAGAAAGTGCATCTGGATCGACACCTCGTAAAGCACGGGAAGAACCGATAATTAATACATCCGGTGGTACGCCATTTTTTGCCAAACGCTGTTTGTATAGCGCTAATTGTTCATCTAATTGCCGAGCATTGAAACTGGGAAGCTGCGATCGCGCTGCTAGGAGAATGGCTGTTGCTGTTGCTTTACCTCTCGATGGTTTATTGTTTGCGGTGAAGCCAGAACTGTTAAAGGTTGAATTACCATTAGCGTTAGATTGTGATTCTGTACTATTAGCAAGAAAAGCTGTTGTTTCCTCTGTTGCAGCGGTTGCTGGCGGTGATTGAGCAATTTGTGAAGTTGGGGGTGCAGATGAAGTCAAGATTTTTCCCAATACCCAATCAGTTTGCAGAGTCAATAATAATCCTAGGGCACCCCAAATTAAAGCAACCTTACCGACTCCTGTTTCTGAATTGGGCTCGGATACCTGCTGTTTGTCAACAAAAAGCTGGGTTTTTAAGAATCCATTTTTGATGGTTTCACCCCAATCCTTGGCAATATCAGCAATAAAGGTATGAATTTCTTCTGGTGTTAAATCGGGACGTAATACAGTTTCATTATCGTTGGGTAACAATTCCTGCACGTAAGCAGAAGTCGCTGCAAATTCTGGAGTTGCTTCGGGTACTACTCGCTGGCGTTGCTGGAAATCCATGCCGGATTGCCAAAATGGTTTTTTATTACCGGCTCTCCTCCCGTAAACGCGCACGCCTGCAAGATTATCTAACTGTAAATGCTTAACAAAATTGATAACTTTGGCGGCTACTTGTTTGCGTGCCGGACATACGGGAGCATCACACATAATGTGTAATAAATCTTCTCTTCGCGCCAAAATTACGCGAATACCACCAGTCTTTAAACGCCGATCTAAATTGGGATTGAGCAAGCGTTGGATTAAAAAAGTAATTGCTTCAATATCGCCGAGCTTAGCTAATTCCATTGCCGAGGATGCTAAAGCGGGATGTTGTTTCGCCGGTAAAGACTGCCAATCAATCCAAGCGGGTTGAGAGGAAGTTACTGTTTTTTGTCCATAAATAGCTGCTGATAATATTCCTTGGGGAGCTAATGCTTCTAATTGAGGAATAATTTTGTCCAAACATAAAGTTTTAGCGGGAATCACCCCATCTTCAGGAGATTGAGAACCAGGAGTACAAAATATATGTAGTGTTGAATCTTGTAAAGAAGCTTGTACTTCTACCTGAGACTTATTAAATCTAATATTTAAAATCCTGGTAATTGCTTGCACATCTCCCCATCGCGCCCATTCCTTGAGCATTGTTTCTGGGGGTGTCAAATCAATTAGCAGCAGCCAATCTGGTTGAGTTTCGCCGACAACTTGTGTAGAAATTACTGCATCTCGATAATTTAATAGCTTCAGATTTCTTAACTTCGCTGCTACAGGCTCTGCAATCAAGGATGGATCTGGGGTGTAATTTGATTGACAAAAAACCCACAATCGACCTTTATTGCTAGCAATGTCGGCAGAAGCCTTCTGCCTTTTGACTTTAACTTGGACGGCTACTCCTAAAGTACTTAAAGTCTCGCTCAAATAACGAGCAATGGCATTTGGATCTCCCTGACGAGCCAAACTTTCATTAGATAAAATTAACGCTCCCGGAGGCGCACCCACTTGTAAAAGTGCAGTTTTAACTTCTTCTAAGTGCTTATCAAGTTGACTCAGATAAACCTTGTGGCACCATTCGGGACGTTTTTCGTTTTTTTTCTTGCCGTAAACGAAAACTTGGTATATTGAAGGTTGTTCGTTTTTTGTTAAAGCATCTAAATCAGTTTGTTGTAAAGCTTTGAGCAAATCCGATAAAGTGTTCCATCTCGGAGGGCCAGATGGAGATTCGCAAAGAATATGCAGGTCGTTTCCTCGCAACCGGACTTTTACCCCTATAGAGTTTATCCCTGTTGCTTGGCTTACCCACTGTGCTAGTGATTGTTGGGTTTCTAGAAAGGCTGTTTTCATCGCAAGTTGACGAAAAAGGATTGAGCGGACGCGGTTAGCTGGCAACAGCTAGTAAACTAGAATCATCGAAATTATTAAGCGCGAGATTTAGGAAGGAACAATACGCAGCTTGTTATCTCCTTTCTCTTACCGATTTGTTTGGAAGGCTGATTGGATTAGCCCATATTAACTTCGTAACAAACGATAATCGCTCTCTCATATAAAGTTTTGTGTTTTATTTAACTTATCTTACAGCAGTCAAAAATATCTATGTCCTCTCAAACAGTTAATTCTAAATCATCTCAAGCTCAATTAAATTTAGGCTTATTTTCGATTCCCCAATCCTTCATATTGTTTTCGGGTACCGTTTCTGTCTTAACATTAGTGTTAGCAGAAAAAGCTACAGGCGAAGCACTTGTAGCATTAGGACAAGCCAGCGAAGAAATCTTTCGAGGCGAGCGTCTACCAATGCTTGATTTCCCAACTTCAAATTCCGAAGACTCAGACAAAAACCCAGTATAAGAAGTCTTAACCCTTTCTAGGGAAAAATTTTTTATGGGTTCACAACCACAAAAAATCATCAACAGTAATCTGTTCTAATACAAAGCGAGGATATGAGTACCGTTTTATACACTGACGCTCAGGCAGTAAATATCTACCCCGCATCAGATTTGTTTTTGCGCCATCGCCTGCAAATCGTAGAGGAAGTGTGGGAATTAGTTCTCCGTGAAGAATGCGGACAACAAATGGTAGATCTCCTCAGACAACTACGCGATTTATGCTCTCCAGAAGGACAAGCAACTGATAACCAAGCTTCTTCGGTATCAAGCTTAATTGAAAATTTGAGCATTAATGAAGCAATTAGAGCGGCTCGTGGATTTGCTTTGTATTTTCAATTAATAAATATCGTAGAACAGGATTACGAACAAAAACAGCAGCTAACTCGCTACGAAGAAGAAGAGCGATCTGGAGAGAAAGAAACTTTACCGCCTATTATTTATTCGAGCAATCAACAGGTTGAAGATGT comes from Rivularia sp. PCC 7116 and encodes:
- a CDS encoding D-alanyl-lipoteichoic acid biosynthesis protein DltD translates to MKTAFLETQQSLAQWVSQATGINSIGVKVRLRGNDLHILCESPSGPPRWNTLSDLLKALQQTDLDALTKNEQPSIYQVFVYGKKKNEKRPEWCHKVYLSQLDKHLEEVKTALLQVGAPPGALILSNESLARQGDPNAIARYLSETLSTLGVAVQVKVKRQKASADIASNKGRLWVFCQSNYTPDPSLIAEPVAAKLRNLKLLNYRDAVISTQVVGETQPDWLLLIDLTPPETMLKEWARWGDVQAITRILNIRFNKSQVEVQASLQDSTLHIFCTPGSQSPEDGVIPAKTLCLDKIIPQLEALAPQGILSAAIYGQKTVTSSQPAWIDWQSLPAKQHPALASSAMELAKLGDIEAITFLIQRLLNPNLDRRLKTGGIRVILARREDLLHIMCDAPVCPARKQVAAKVINFVKHLQLDNLAGVRVYGRRAGNKKPFWQSGMDFQQRQRVVPEATPEFAATSAYVQELLPNDNETVLRPDLTPEEIHTFIADIAKDWGETIKNGFLKTQLFVDKQQVSEPNSETGVGKVALIWGALGLLLTLQTDWVLGKILTSSAPPTSQIAQSPPATAATEETTAFLANSTESQSNANGNSTFNSSGFTANNKPSRGKATATAILLAARSQLPSFNARQLDEQLALYKQRLAKNGVPPDVLIIGSSRALRGVDPDALSKALATQGYTDIDVFNFGINGATAQVVDFIIRRVLQPAELPKTIIWADGSRAFNSGRNDGTFAAIAASPGYQYALSTSLARQDSQDAPPKTTKEAELAKKTNNGNQIINDKLNEGFATVSNSYEKRDQIKGQLNKIFKSLPIISALKKVDSSEDLANISEDASNYAVDFDGFLPLSIRFNPKTYYKKHAKVAGNYDKDYQDFELLGEQNEALQAVLNYTEKRNINVVFVNMPLTAEYLDPARTKYEQEFENYMLDLSSRSNFIYRDLSQAWPKANDYFSDPSHLNRYGAYEVSKKLAKDPMISWSGK